One part of the Paroedura picta isolate Pp20150507F chromosome 5, Ppicta_v3.0, whole genome shotgun sequence genome encodes these proteins:
- the LOC143838943 gene encoding chemerin-like receptor 1 — translation MENTTLAYDNFSLMNEQPMDQEYVLHVFSMIINSLTFLFGCIGNGLVIIIIGFCMEKTVNTIWFLNLAIADFTFTFFLPLNIVHLALGLHWPFGEAMCKISSTLVLVNLHASVYFLMIISIDRCVSVRCPIWARNHRTLRLASFVALGVWILALALSSPNLRFRKTIRVGEVVGCYREFSSDEEQAKTIHRATVINQFILTFAIPFMVITVCYGAIVLQLRRDRLSQSSKPFKVITAVILAFFICWFPYHVFAFLKVQAYKDKTLHRVLITGIPLTSSLAFVNSCLNPILYVFMGRGIKQRLKCSVLSIFENAFSEGTSQRTTHERSVDKNISRLETFPPTPKGQEEVTSMHG, via the coding sequence ATGGAGAACACCACTCTTGCCTACGATAATTTTAGTCTCATGAATGAACAACCTATGGACCAAGAATATGTGCTGCACGTCTTCTCCATGATCATCAACAGCCTGACCTTCTTATTTGGGTGCATTGGAAATGGCCTAGTCATTATCATCATTGGCTTCTGCATGGAGAAGACAGTCAATACCATCTGGTTCCTCAACTTAGCTATCGCAGATTTCACCTTCACCTTCTTCCTGCCATTGAACATTGTCCACCTCGCCCTGGGCCTTCATTGGCCCTTTGGGGAGGCCATGTGCAAGATCAGCAGCACCCTGGTCTTGGTCAATCTCCACGCAAGTGTCTACTTCCTTATGATCATTAGCATAGACCGTTGTGTTTCTGTGAGATGTCCCATCTGGGCTCGGAATCACCGGACCCTCCGCCTGGCTTCCTTTGTGGCTTTGGGTGTTTGGATCCTGGCCCTGGCGTTGAGTTCTCCAAACCTTCGATTCAGGAAGACCATACGTGTTGGGGAGGTGGTTGGGTGCTATAGAGAATTCAGTAGTGATGAGGAACAAGCAAAAACCATCCACCGTGCCACAGTAATCAACCAGTTCATCTTGACCTTCGCTATCCCCTTCATGGTTATCACCGTTTGCTATGGAGCGATTGTTCTGCAGCTCAGGAGGGACCGCCTAAGCCAATCAAGCAAGCCCTTCAAGGTCATCACCGCTGTCATTCTGGCGTTTTTCATTTGCTGGTTCCCATATCATGTTTTCGCTTTCCTTAAGGTCCAAGCCTACAAGGACAAAACACTGCACCGAGTCCTCATCACGGGTATTCCTTTGacatccagcctggcctttgtCAACAGCTGCCTCAACCCCATCCTGTATGTCTTCATGGGGCGTGGTATTAAGCAAAGGTTGAAATGCTCCGTCCTATCAATATTTGAGAATGCCTTCTCCGAGGGGACCAGCCAGAGAACAACACATGAAAGGAGCGTTGATAAGAATATTTCCAGACTAGAGACTTTCCCACCAACTCCAAAGGGACAGGAAGAAGTAACGTCCATGCATGGATAA
- the LOC143837014 gene encoding C3a anaphylatoxin chemotactic receptor-like, whose protein sequence is MNISTAHQNDTSPRVDEVMRHIGIVTNVVILVLGGLGNGLVVWVTATRKKRNNFTSTCYLNLAVADLFFSLGRIPALVQEVMYNYWPFGNLLCKLHAFARYLTVFTGVFVLTLISVDRCLLVAQPIWARNHRGPKFQALLCTGAWILALVFSLPYLVVREVTVKYGAMYCGYRKDFKIATELPLRLSRFFGGFLIPFAIILSAYLVLVFKLRNRRWEGSHRTFAMVAAIVVLFFICWLPHHVVALISTLWGSKDSWGIALKLSNALAYLHSCINPVIYVLVGYIRSRRLHRQASFLGLFRKALTEEDENSTGAEVTQRLNQKT, encoded by the coding sequence ATGAACATCTCAACAGCTCACCAAAATGACACCTCCCCCAGGGTGGATGAGGTCATGCGCCATATCGGCATAGTGACCAACGTCGTCATCCTCGTCTTGGGTGGGCTCGGCAACGGGCTGGTGGTGTGGGTCACGGCTACAAGGAAGAAGCGTAACAACTTCACGTCGACCTGCTATCTCAACCTGGCCGTGGCAGACCTTTTCTTCTCCCTAGGCCGTATCCCTGCCCTGGTGCAAGAGGTCATGTACAACTACTGGCCCTTTGGCAATCTCTTGTGCAAACTCCATGCTTTTGCCCGATACCTCACAGTCTTCACCGGAGTCTTTGTTCTCACTCTCATCAGCGTAGACCGTTGCTTGCTGGTGGCACAGCCCATCTGGGCTCGGAACCACCGAGGGCCTAAATTCCAGGCCCTGTTGTGTACCGGGGCTTGGATCTTAGCTTTGGtcttcagcctcccctacctggTGGTCCGAGAAGTAACCGTCAAATATGGAGCAATGTACTGTGGCTATCGGAAAGACTTCAAGATCGCCACAGAGCTGCCCCTGAGGCTAAGCAGATTCTTTGGGGGATTCCTCATCCCCTTCGCTATTATCCTCTCGGCCTACTTGGTTCTGGTGTTCAAGCTTCGCAACCGGCGCTGGGAAGGGTCCCATCGAACCTTTGCTATGGTGGCAGCCATTGTGGTGCTGTTCTTCATCTGTTGGCTTCCTCATCACGTTGTGGCCTTGATCAGTACGCTGTGGGGCTCCAAGGACTCCTGGGGCATTGCGCTCAAGCTGTCGAATGCTTTGGCCTACCTCCACAGCTGTATCAACCCCGTGATCTACGTCTTGGTGGGTTATATCCGGAGCCGAAGGCTCCACCGCCAAGCCTCCTTCCTTGGGCTGTTCCGCAAGGCTCTTACGGAAGAGGATGAAAACTCCACAGGGGCTGAGGTGACACAGAGACTTAATCAGAAGACCTAA